A portion of the Coraliomargarita parva genome contains these proteins:
- the bamA gene encoding outer membrane protein assembly factor BamA, translated as MRLFNTMLFLTCSLFAVAVVNTTQAQETETQYPRVKAVRLDFKGFQAVSDQYVLGNIQLREGMDYSQTLVDQSLRALYKTNYFEFVEVKVEGDPKDEVVVVFELVCKYLIQQIRFNGNEEYSDSRLAAKTELETNQALDEYQVSLAADAIKEYYVDKGYPDIEVDYRLIRDDETGYATVNFDIDEGGKVKINRISFKGNASFKDKRLRKVLETKKASWISWLTGTGKFSEVKFKEDLELLRQFYRNEGFLDVVVDENLVEFDFKTEKKVRITITVDEGQRYYLGDMSVLDATIYTEDELLRQVQIAPDDAFSPESVDEAATAIREHYTSQGYLETRVRAERVPNMDSRRIDIVFRVRESEKYYVESIKVEGNTKSKSRVIVRELALRPGDVFDLKRMETSENRLKNTNYFEDVILSPETTNVPGRKDLGVAVREGRTGNFSFGAGFGSVESAVFFVELSQANFDLFNWRSGFQGDGQKFRFRASIGTSSNQIVISFEEPWLFEQRLAFGVELFRSESDYNSTEYNELRTGFEIYLRRRLFELVEARLSYRLELVDIFDVAGDSDTIDPNDGVPDTFEAAEGEEVVSKVGLTFLRDTRDNLLFTRKGNRSSILSEVAGLGGDVNYYRLEGRMAHFIPTFDTLEQSFSIVARTGTISPYGQSKEVPFYDRYYLGGPESLRGFEYRDIGPRDSDTRSDEAIGGNTYGLVSFEYLFRIAEPLGLVVFYDWGFVNSDDYDFSPSDYGDNWGIGARILLMGSPLKLDFGIPITTPDGADDGAQFNFSFGTRF; from the coding sequence ATGCGCCTATTCAACACGATGCTCTTCCTGACCTGCAGCCTCTTTGCGGTGGCCGTGGTCAACACCACGCAAGCTCAGGAAACAGAGACCCAGTATCCGCGAGTCAAAGCGGTCCGCCTTGATTTTAAGGGCTTCCAAGCGGTGAGTGACCAGTATGTGCTCGGTAATATCCAGTTGCGCGAGGGCATGGATTACAGCCAGACGCTGGTCGACCAGTCGCTTCGGGCGCTCTACAAGACCAACTATTTCGAGTTTGTTGAGGTCAAGGTGGAAGGGGACCCGAAGGACGAAGTGGTTGTCGTCTTCGAACTGGTCTGCAAATACCTGATCCAGCAGATTCGCTTCAATGGCAATGAGGAGTATTCCGACTCCCGTCTTGCCGCCAAAACCGAGTTGGAAACGAACCAGGCTCTGGATGAATACCAGGTGAGTCTGGCGGCCGATGCCATCAAAGAGTACTATGTGGACAAAGGATATCCGGATATCGAAGTGGATTATCGTCTGATCCGGGATGACGAGACCGGATATGCGACTGTCAACTTCGACATCGATGAAGGCGGCAAGGTGAAGATCAACCGCATCAGTTTCAAGGGCAACGCGTCCTTCAAGGACAAGCGCCTTCGCAAGGTCCTTGAAACCAAGAAAGCCAGCTGGATCTCCTGGCTGACCGGGACCGGGAAGTTTTCGGAAGTGAAGTTCAAGGAAGACCTCGAACTCTTACGCCAGTTCTACCGCAACGAAGGCTTCCTGGATGTGGTGGTGGACGAAAACCTGGTGGAATTCGATTTCAAGACCGAGAAGAAGGTACGTATCACGATTACCGTGGATGAGGGACAGCGCTACTATCTGGGCGACATGTCGGTGCTGGATGCGACCATTTACACGGAAGATGAACTGCTGCGTCAGGTGCAAATCGCGCCGGATGACGCCTTTTCTCCTGAGTCGGTGGATGAAGCCGCAACCGCGATTCGCGAGCATTATACCTCCCAGGGCTACCTTGAGACACGGGTGCGTGCCGAGCGTGTCCCGAATATGGACAGCCGCCGGATCGATATCGTCTTCCGTGTACGTGAAAGCGAGAAGTACTACGTTGAGTCGATCAAGGTGGAGGGGAATACCAAGAGTAAGAGCCGCGTGATTGTACGGGAACTGGCCCTGCGGCCTGGAGATGTCTTTGACTTGAAGCGGATGGAGACCAGTGAGAACCGGTTGAAGAATACGAACTACTTTGAAGACGTCATCCTCAGCCCGGAGACGACCAATGTGCCGGGGCGCAAGGACTTGGGCGTTGCGGTGCGTGAAGGACGCACAGGTAACTTCAGCTTTGGCGCCGGTTTCGGTTCGGTTGAAAGCGCCGTGTTCTTCGTCGAGCTATCCCAGGCAAATTTTGATTTGTTCAACTGGCGTTCGGGTTTTCAGGGGGACGGGCAAAAGTTCCGTTTCCGTGCATCGATCGGTACCTCCAGTAACCAGATCGTCATCTCATTCGAGGAGCCCTGGTTGTTCGAGCAACGTCTGGCGTTCGGTGTCGAATTGTTCCGTTCGGAGTCCGACTACAACAGTACGGAGTATAACGAGTTGCGCACCGGTTTTGAAATCTACCTGCGCCGCCGTTTGTTCGAACTGGTGGAAGCCCGCCTGTCCTACCGCCTTGAGCTGGTAGATATTTTCGATGTGGCGGGTGACTCCGATACCATCGATCCGAATGACGGTGTGCCGGATACATTCGAAGCCGCAGAAGGTGAGGAAGTGGTGTCCAAGGTCGGCCTGACGTTCCTCCGCGACACCCGAGACAACCTGCTTTTCACCCGGAAGGGCAATCGCAGCAGCATCCTTTCCGAGGTGGCTGGCCTTGGCGGGGACGTTAACTACTACCGTCTCGAAGGCCGTATGGCTCACTTCATCCCGACCTTCGATACCTTGGAACAAAGCTTCTCGATTGTGGCCCGGACCGGGACCATTTCCCCGTATGGCCAGAGTAAGGAGGTCCCGTTTTATGACCGCTATTACCTGGGCGGTCCAGAATCCCTGCGCGGCTTTGAATACCGTGACATCGGTCCTCGTGACAGCGATACCCGCAGCGATGAGGCAATCGGGGGCAACACCTACGGATTGGTCTCGTTTGAATATCTTTTCCGGATTGCGGAACCTCTTGGCCTGGTTGTTTTCTATGATTGGGGTTTTGTTAATTCCGATGACTATGATTTCAGTCCTTCCGACTATG
- the dnaB gene encoding replicative DNA helicase: MPPDFSPSDEDRGKGTSFRRGRKSRSADEDVRVQPHSIEAEEGLIAACLIDGGREVLTECIEAKIAPDYFYKDTHKIIYKALLDLYETGDPVDEILLFEHLRKNGQDEEIGGISTIYAIQDRIETTVHARYFAKIVHEKYLLRRMIRTSREAIEACYDQQEDISTFIEKIEQEIFEISRDRVTDAAKPLRESLDEAVTDIHALLNGREEAGGVMSGFRDLDGMTYGFHPGQMIVLAARPSVGKTSLAMNFAEHAILPDGGRTPAGVLVFSLEMTAAQLAMRLICSRARVDMKRIRDRVISKQDSADIAQSVKELKTAPLWIDDGSNSTILDIRAKARRLHSKSPLGLVVIDYLQLIRGTDSRVQREQQIADISRGVKGLAKELNVPVVVLSQLNRESEKENRDPRLSDLRESGSIEQDADMVFMLHRPKKRDDDEGVQEGGLPGDVEHIKLIIAKQRNGPVGDIDLTFVRRYTRYENFHR; encoded by the coding sequence ATGCCGCCTGATTTTTCGCCTTCGGATGAAGATCGCGGGAAAGGTACTTCCTTTCGCCGGGGGCGCAAATCCAGGTCGGCAGACGAGGATGTCCGCGTACAGCCTCACAGTATCGAGGCCGAAGAAGGCCTCATCGCGGCCTGCTTGATTGATGGCGGGCGCGAGGTCCTGACGGAGTGTATCGAGGCCAAGATTGCTCCGGATTATTTCTACAAGGATACCCACAAGATCATCTACAAGGCGCTGCTCGACTTGTACGAGACCGGCGACCCGGTGGATGAAATCCTACTCTTCGAGCACCTGCGCAAGAACGGGCAGGATGAGGAGATCGGGGGGATCAGCACGATCTACGCGATCCAGGACCGGATTGAGACCACGGTCCATGCCCGGTACTTTGCCAAGATCGTCCATGAGAAATACCTGCTTCGGCGGATGATCCGCACTTCGCGGGAGGCGATCGAGGCCTGCTATGACCAGCAGGAGGATATTTCCACTTTCATCGAGAAGATCGAGCAGGAGATCTTCGAGATCAGCCGCGACCGTGTGACGGATGCGGCCAAACCGCTTCGTGAATCGCTGGATGAGGCTGTCACTGACATTCATGCGCTGCTCAACGGGCGCGAAGAAGCCGGCGGTGTGATGTCCGGTTTCCGTGATCTGGACGGCATGACCTATGGCTTCCACCCTGGCCAGATGATCGTCCTGGCGGCACGTCCTTCCGTGGGGAAGACCAGTTTGGCGATGAATTTCGCCGAACATGCGATCCTGCCCGATGGCGGCCGTACCCCGGCCGGTGTTCTGGTCTTCAGTTTGGAAATGACGGCGGCACAGCTGGCCATGCGTTTGATTTGCAGCCGTGCGCGCGTGGACATGAAACGCATCCGTGACCGGGTCATCTCGAAGCAGGATTCCGCCGACATCGCCCAGTCGGTGAAAGAGCTGAAGACGGCTCCGCTTTGGATCGACGACGGTTCGAACTCCACGATTCTGGATATTCGCGCCAAGGCGCGTCGCTTGCACAGCAAAAGCCCGCTGGGCCTTGTCGTCATCGACTACCTGCAGTTGATTCGTGGTACGGACTCGAGGGTCCAGCGTGAGCAGCAGATCGCCGATATCTCGCGCGGGGTGAAGGGCTTGGCCAAGGAGTTGAATGTGCCGGTTGTAGTGCTCAGTCAGCTGAATCGTGAATCCGAAAAGGAGAACCGCGATCCCCGTCTTTCCGACCTGCGTGAGTCCGGATCGATCGAGCAGGATGCGGACATGGTGTTCATGCTGCACCGTCCCAAAAAACGCGATGATGACGAGGGTGTGCAGGAAGGTGGACTGCCCGGGGATGTCGAGCATATCAAATTAATCATTGCCAAGCAACGTAACGGGCCAGTAGGGGATATCGACTTGACCTTCGTCCGCCGTTACACGCGTTACGAGAATTTCCATCGTTAG
- the rplI gene encoding 50S ribosomal protein L9, whose protein sequence is MANSQVLLLQPIKGLGAEGDTVSVRAGYARNFLLPRKLALPITQANKKHVDALLKAREAREQKELEVARELADKIAKTSIAIAVKTGEGGKMFGAVTAADVLTRLKEEGLELDKKQLGIGAPIKELGSHVANVKLHADVEAELKFEVVSENPIEEVAEDASDDKE, encoded by the coding sequence ATGGCCAACAGTCAGGTTCTTCTCCTCCAACCCATCAAAGGTCTCGGTGCCGAAGGCGACACCGTGAGCGTCCGCGCTGGTTATGCGCGTAATTTCCTGCTTCCGCGCAAGCTCGCCCTGCCCATCACCCAGGCAAACAAAAAGCATGTGGATGCGCTCCTCAAGGCACGCGAAGCACGTGAGCAAAAGGAACTCGAAGTCGCCCGCGAGCTTGCCGACAAGATCGCCAAGACCAGCATCGCGATCGCAGTCAAGACCGGTGAGGGTGGCAAGATGTTCGGTGCCGTCACGGCAGCCGACGTGCTGACACGCCTGAAGGAAGAAGGCCTCGAGCTCGACAAGAAGCAACTGGGCATCGGAGCGCCGATCAAGGAGCTGGGTTCGCATGTGGCGAACGTCAAGCTGCACGCGGACGTTGAAGCCGAACTGAAGTTCGAAGTCGTTTCCGAGAATCCGATCGAGGAAGTGGCTGAAGACGCTTCCGACGACAAGGAATAA
- a CDS encoding single-stranded DNA-binding protein — translation MASFNKVILMGNLTRDPEMRVTPSGHTICKLGLAVSRAYSTRDGERREETTFVDIDAFGKQAEVISKYMRKGRPIMVEGRLKLDQWESNDGQKRSKLGVVLENFQFLGGRDDNSSGGGGYEDSSPPQRSGSSSSRSSNEPEDTLDEDVPF, via the coding sequence ATGGCCTCCTTCAATAAAGTCATCCTGATGGGAAATCTGACCCGTGACCCTGAAATGCGGGTCACCCCGAGCGGCCACACGATCTGCAAGTTGGGGCTGGCGGTTTCCCGTGCGTATTCGACCCGTGACGGCGAGCGTCGTGAAGAAACGACCTTCGTGGACATTGATGCCTTTGGCAAGCAGGCTGAAGTGATCAGCAAGTACATGCGCAAGGGACGTCCGATCATGGTTGAAGGACGCCTCAAGCTTGACCAGTGGGAGTCCAATGACGGGCAAAAACGCAGCAAGCTGGGTGTGGTTCTTGAGAACTTCCAGTTCCTCGGCGGCCGTGACGACAACAGTTCCGGCGGTGGGGGATACGAGGACAGCTCGCCTCCTCAGCGTTCCGGTTCCTCTTCGTCCCGCTCCAGCAACGAGCCGGAGGATACGCTCGACGAAGACGTCCCGTTCTAA
- a CDS encoding 30S ribosomal protein S6: MSATTTNNYKATFILDLRESEDDSQKVLADITETLGSIGGQATQSEDLGMKAFARAADKRYTQGHYLEVRFAGPSSVPSQLKEKLRLDKRVNRIFVEAL; this comes from the coding sequence ATGAGCGCAACAACCACCAATAACTATAAAGCAACATTCATTCTGGACCTCCGTGAATCCGAAGACGATTCGCAGAAGGTACTGGCTGATATCACTGAAACTCTTGGCAGCATCGGCGGCCAAGCCACGCAAAGCGAAGACCTCGGCATGAAGGCATTTGCCCGTGCTGCGGACAAGCGCTACACTCAAGGCCACTATCTTGAAGTCCGTTTTGCCGGTCCGAGCTCGGTTCCTTCCCAGCTCAAGGAAAAGCTTCGCCTGGACAAGCGCGTGAACCGTATCTTTGTCGAAGCGCTCTAA
- the pth gene encoding aminoacyl-tRNA hydrolase — protein MSIAVIAGLGNPGLKYRNTRHNVGFELVDALAERYKLGWKAEAKFEALTALGTQADGRKLLLVKPQTYMNASGRALGAILRYRKLGAESLLVCYDDLTLDFGRVKLSLNGSAGGHNGIADLLQQVGPGFARFRIGIGAKPEKSMDLADYVLSRFSKDEQETLAGQLPRYLDSVQLVVDKGIEPAMNIINQRTATEHERNNHQ, from the coding sequence ATGTCCATCGCGGTGATCGCCGGTCTCGGAAATCCGGGGCTCAAATACCGCAATACCCGGCACAACGTCGGTTTCGAACTCGTCGATGCCTTGGCGGAGCGGTACAAGCTCGGCTGGAAGGCAGAAGCCAAGTTCGAGGCGCTGACCGCGCTGGGGACCCAAGCCGACGGCCGCAAACTGCTGCTGGTCAAACCACAGACCTATATGAATGCCAGCGGTCGTGCCTTGGGAGCCATTCTCCGCTACCGTAAGCTTGGAGCCGAGTCGCTTCTCGTCTGTTATGACGACCTGACGCTCGACTTCGGCCGTGTTAAGTTGAGTCTCAACGGCAGCGCGGGCGGTCACAACGGGATTGCCGATCTGCTTCAGCAGGTCGGTCCCGGTTTTGCCCGTTTCCGTATCGGTATCGGCGCTAAACCGGAAAAATCAATGGACTTGGCGGATTATGTCTTAAGCCGCTTCTCAAAGGACGAACAAGAAACTTTGGCAGGTCAACTTCCCCGCTACCTGGACTCGGTCCAGCTGGTGGTTGACAAGGGTATCGAGCCCGCCATGAACATCATCAATCAACGCACAGCAACAGAGCATGAGCGCAACAACCACCAATAA
- a CDS encoding 50S ribosomal protein L25 → MQQYKLNVSSREKTGRGVARRLRASGQIPASIYSKGEARSISLSAEAFRDLSREMGGGAALIELTDEKGATALTHVQAVQRDPIKDTVEHIDFHEVARGESFVAHVPVHLVGESDAIGVKNEGGVIDHKAHEVEIRCRPSKLPDHIEVDVSKLAVGGAIHIGDLPALDGVEYLGDSVLVVVSCQPPTVAVAASEEAAEVAADEVPASKVKEEAASEE, encoded by the coding sequence ATGCAGCAGTATAAACTTAACGTCTCCAGTCGTGAAAAAACCGGTCGCGGTGTCGCTCGTCGCCTGCGCGCCTCCGGTCAGATTCCGGCCAGCATCTACAGCAAGGGCGAAGCTCGTTCGATCTCTCTCTCTGCCGAAGCATTCCGCGACCTCAGCCGCGAAATGGGTGGCGGAGCTGCTCTGATCGAGCTGACTGATGAGAAAGGGGCCACTGCCCTGACTCACGTACAGGCCGTCCAGCGCGATCCGATCAAGGATACGGTCGAGCACATTGATTTTCATGAGGTTGCCCGCGGCGAAAGCTTTGTGGCCCACGTACCGGTTCATCTGGTCGGTGAGAGCGATGCGATCGGCGTGAAGAACGAAGGCGGCGTGATCGACCACAAGGCGCACGAAGTCGAAATTCGCTGCCGTCCCTCCAAGCTGCCCGATCACATCGAAGTCGATGTCAGCAAGCTGGCTGTGGGCGGAGCGATCCACATCGGCGACCTTCCGGCCCTCGACGGAGTCGAATATCTTGGCGACTCGGTTCTTGTGGTCGTTTCCTGTCAGCCGCCTACAGTGGCTGTGGCTGCTTCCGAAGAAGCCGCAGAAGTCGCCGCCGACGAGGTCCCTGCCTCCAAGGTCAAGGAAGAGGCTGCTTCCGAGGAGTAA
- the nspC gene encoding carboxynorspermidine decarboxylase: MAQDPTPPLTPERAAALEAIPFEAAPSPAYVVHMGRLEDNCRLLQAISEQSGARILLALKGFACHSTFPRIRPFLAGTTSSGLHEGLLAHEYFGKEVHVYSAAYKPHELVQLNRFAHSLVFNSYKQLNRGIEILGDNRKAELGLRVNPEYSEVETELYDPCSPSSRLGTTREALDKALRELGDAALHQLDGLHFHALCEQDSDALEHTAEAFETKFGDLIPGRKWLNFGGGHHITRPGYDIERLIRVVRHFREKYQVEVNLEPGEAVALHTGVLIVTVLDIVEAGGKQIAITDSSATCHMPDVLEMPYRPAILGADLPGVHPHTYRIGGMSCLAGDVVGDYSFPEPLKTGQRLVFLDMSHYTMVKNTTFNGVPLPAICQFDPAQGLQVIRKFAYSDYSMRLS; this comes from the coding sequence ATGGCTCAAGACCCAACGCCACCACTGACACCCGAACGCGCCGCCGCGCTGGAAGCAATTCCATTCGAAGCCGCCCCCAGCCCCGCCTATGTCGTCCACATGGGCCGGTTGGAGGACAATTGCCGATTATTGCAGGCAATCTCGGAACAATCCGGCGCCAGGATCCTGCTGGCACTGAAAGGCTTCGCATGCCACAGCACCTTCCCCCGGATTCGCCCCTTTCTGGCCGGCACCACCTCAAGCGGGCTCCACGAAGGCCTCCTTGCTCATGAGTACTTCGGAAAAGAGGTACATGTCTATTCCGCCGCCTACAAGCCCCACGAACTGGTGCAACTCAACCGCTTCGCCCACAGCCTGGTCTTCAACTCCTACAAGCAGCTCAACCGCGGCATCGAGATTCTGGGGGACAACCGGAAGGCGGAACTGGGACTAAGGGTGAATCCGGAGTATTCGGAGGTCGAAACCGAACTCTACGACCCCTGTTCCCCGTCCTCCAGACTCGGCACGACCCGCGAGGCACTCGACAAAGCTCTCCGGGAACTGGGCGATGCCGCACTGCATCAGCTGGATGGCCTTCATTTCCACGCCCTCTGCGAACAGGACTCTGATGCACTCGAACACACAGCCGAGGCCTTCGAGACCAAATTCGGCGACCTCATCCCCGGACGCAAATGGCTCAATTTCGGCGGCGGCCACCACATCACCCGCCCTGGCTATGACATCGAACGACTGATCCGCGTGGTTCGTCATTTCCGTGAAAAATACCAGGTCGAGGTCAACCTCGAGCCCGGCGAAGCCGTCGCGCTACACACCGGCGTATTGATCGTCACGGTGCTCGACATTGTCGAAGCGGGCGGGAAGCAGATCGCAATCACAGACTCGTCAGCGACCTGCCACATGCCGGACGTGCTCGAAATGCCCTATCGCCCGGCGATCCTGGGTGCGGACCTGCCCGGAGTCCACCCCCACACCTACCGGATCGGCGGCATGTCCTGCCTCGCCGGCGATGTCGTCGGCGACTACTCCTTCCCCGAACCCCTGAAAACAGGGCAGCGTCTGGTATTCCTCGACATGAGCCATTACACGATGGTCAAGAACACCACTTTCAACGGCGTCCCCCTGCCGGCAATCTGCCAGTTTGATCCGGCCCAAGGCCTGCAGGTCATCCGCAAGTTTGCTTACAGCGACTACAGCATGCGCTTGTCCTGA
- a CDS encoding sensor histidine kinase, producing the protein MKLTEHPFILSITTARREAILHEVELLHMDAGDLIFDEGSAPDALFLTLEGSVNFFKWRPDGSKHIISESAEGGFFGEVGVFTGEHRALAAEAGSKALIGKVPETTVKKIIEDAEPVRKILESVIEHLNNTTRHYVEDVMKTQKLSLVGTMVSSILHDFKNPFSIISLGAHVIRQRHKDDPRTEKICENIEAQIRRMVDMANDLAAFSRGDDEIEIAYVSIELLFKMFRELNTPFFKEEDITIELIDNGLSLMGDTTKLLRVLQNLVSNAMEAIHNSGKTGKLTVEAYEAGEHIRLTVSDNGPGIPEEIRDTLFEPFVTHGKNEGTGLGTAIVKSIVDAHKGKISFDTGPEGTTFTILLPKER; encoded by the coding sequence ATGAAACTCACCGAACATCCATTTATCCTTAGCATCACCACAGCGCGCCGCGAAGCGATTCTGCATGAGGTTGAGTTGTTGCACATGGATGCCGGAGACCTCATTTTTGACGAAGGTAGCGCACCGGACGCCCTCTTTCTCACGCTCGAAGGGTCCGTCAATTTCTTTAAGTGGCGCCCCGACGGCTCGAAACACATCATCAGCGAGTCGGCGGAAGGTGGCTTCTTCGGCGAGGTCGGAGTCTTCACCGGGGAACACCGCGCGCTGGCAGCCGAAGCCGGCAGCAAGGCCCTGATCGGCAAAGTACCCGAAACCACCGTCAAGAAGATCATCGAAGATGCCGAACCGGTCCGCAAGATCCTGGAAAGCGTCATCGAGCACCTCAACAATACGACGCGCCACTACGTGGAAGACGTGATGAAGACCCAGAAGCTCAGCCTGGTCGGCACCATGGTCTCCTCCATCCTCCACGACTTTAAAAACCCCTTCTCCATCATCAGCCTCGGCGCCCATGTCATTCGCCAGCGCCACAAGGACGACCCGCGCACCGAAAAGATCTGCGAAAATATCGAAGCCCAGATCCGCCGCATGGTCGACATGGCCAACGATCTGGCCGCATTTTCCCGGGGCGACGACGAAATCGAGATCGCCTACGTCTCGATCGAACTCCTCTTCAAAATGTTCCGGGAGCTCAACACCCCCTTCTTCAAAGAGGAAGATATCACGATCGAACTGATCGACAACGGGCTCTCACTCATGGGAGATACCACCAAGTTGCTCCGGGTACTTCAGAATCTCGTCAGCAATGCGATGGAAGCCATCCATAACTCGGGCAAGACCGGCAAACTCACAGTCGAGGCATATGAGGCCGGCGAGCACATCCGTCTGACCGTGAGCGATAACGGCCCGGGCATCCCCGAGGAAATCCGCGACACCCTCTTCGAGCCCTTCGTCACCCACGGCAAAAACGAAGGCACCGGCCTCGGCACCGCGATCGTCAAATCCATCGTCGACGCCCACAAAGGTAAAATCAGCTTCGATACCGGCCCGGAAGGTACCACCTTTACCATACTTCTGCCCAAGGAACGGTAA
- a CDS encoding LacI family DNA-binding transcriptional regulator: MQRRVTIHDIAKRANVAPSTVSRALRNSKQVSESKREELKALADEMGYRPSPLISAYASQRRSGRPSAITTIAFITSVPSGFDWGQIPFFRRCHVGMHRRAEQLGYAVENFGLREAGMSARRLNDVLYHRGIQALCFGPEMAREPDCHFDWERFSAISLCHSLTVPKLHRAIAHHFHSIILALGELRAKGYKRIGFCMKKESVEWTEGLWHAGLLYFLQQYPEIEVEFISLGDELSLVVDWCRAKRIEVVLEIMPEVREVLHASGLVAEGLDYATLDWNPEDAHIAGVDQNAERIGELAVDLVISMLKAGETGIPSAATAVMSEVSWVDGPSLRRGR, from the coding sequence ATGCAACGCCGAGTCACGATTCACGATATTGCAAAGCGGGCCAATGTTGCCCCGTCTACGGTTTCGCGTGCCTTGCGCAATAGCAAGCAGGTGTCTGAATCGAAGCGCGAGGAGTTGAAGGCCCTGGCGGACGAAATGGGCTATCGCCCGTCTCCTTTGATTTCAGCCTATGCTTCCCAGCGTCGTAGCGGCCGGCCATCCGCGATCACGACGATTGCCTTCATTACAAGCGTACCTTCCGGGTTCGACTGGGGGCAGATCCCGTTCTTTCGTCGTTGCCATGTGGGCATGCATCGCCGGGCCGAGCAGCTTGGCTATGCGGTCGAGAATTTCGGCCTTCGGGAGGCCGGTATGAGTGCCCGCCGGTTAAATGATGTACTTTATCATCGTGGGATCCAGGCGCTATGCTTTGGGCCTGAGATGGCACGCGAACCTGACTGTCACTTTGATTGGGAGCGCTTTTCCGCGATTAGTCTCTGTCATTCCTTAACGGTGCCCAAGTTGCACCGCGCGATCGCCCATCATTTCCACTCCATCATTCTGGCGTTGGGCGAGCTTCGGGCCAAGGGCTACAAGCGTATCGGCTTTTGCATGAAGAAGGAGAGTGTGGAATGGACGGAGGGGCTCTGGCATGCCGGGCTGCTCTACTTTCTGCAGCAGTATCCCGAAATTGAGGTCGAGTTCATCAGTCTGGGGGACGAGCTCTCGCTGGTGGTGGATTGGTGTCGAGCGAAACGGATCGAAGTGGTGCTGGAAATCATGCCCGAGGTGCGCGAGGTCTTGCACGCGAGCGGACTGGTTGCGGAGGGCCTCGATTACGCGACTTTGGATTGGAATCCGGAAGACGCCCATATTGCCGGTGTCGATCAGAATGCGGAACGAATCGGTGAACTGGCCGTTGACTTGGTGATCTCCATGTTGAAAGCGGGGGAAACCGGTATCCCCAGCGCCGCGACAGCCGTCATGTCGGAGGTTTCCTGGGTGGACGGGCCCAGTCTGCGCCGGGGACGGTGA